CACATGTACTCGACCTGCGAAGGTCGAACGTGCTTTGGGCTGCTTGGCGACGTCCTACTCTCCCAAGACCCTGCGGTCTAAGTACCATCGGCGCTGGAGGGCTTAACGGTCGTGTTCGGGATGGGTACGCGTGGTTCCCCTCCGCCATCGTCACCAAACATGAGTTTTGTCTTAAACAAAACTCGCTTCGGGAGCATCTTGCTCCCTGAAAACTAGATGCGAATCACTTCAAGTTACGCTTTAGAATTTATCCTTTTGGGCCCCGAGAAAGTAATCGGCATAAGCTACAACGCTTCGCTTCACTTTCTTGGGTAATATGGTTAAGCCCTCGACCGATTAGTATTCGTCAGCTCCACACGTTGCCGCGCTTCCACCCCGAACCTATCTACCTCGTCGTCTACAAGGGGTCTTACATACTGGGAAATCTCATCTTGAGGGGGGCTTCACGCTTAGATGCTTTCAGCGCTTATCCCTTCCGTACTTGGCTATCCAGCCGTGCCTCTGGCGAGACAACTGGTACACCAGCGGTACGTCCATCCCGGTCCTCTCGTACTAAGGACAGCTCCTCTCAAATTTCCTACGCCCGCGACAGATAGGGACCGAACTGTCTCACGACGTTCTGAACCCAGCTCGCGTACCGCTTTAATGGGCGAACAGCCCAACCCTTGGGACCTACTTCAGCCCCAGGATGCGATGAGCCGACATCGAGGTGCCAAACCTCCCCGTCGATGTGGACTCTTGGGGGAGATAAGCCTGTTATCCCCAGGGTAGCTTTTATCCGTTGAGCGATGGCCCTTCCATTCGGTACCACCGGATCACTAAGCCCGACTTTCGTCCCTGCTCGACCTGTTTGTCTCGCAGTCAAGCTCCCTTCTGCCTTTGCACTCTTCGAATGATTTCCAACCATTCTGAGGGAACCTTGGGGCGCCTCCGTTACTCTTTAGGAGGCGACCGCCCCAGTCAAACTGCCCACCTGACACTGTCCCCATACCCGATCAGGGTACCAGGTTAGAACTCCGATACGATCAGGGTGGTATCCCAACGTCGCCTCCACACAAGCTGGCGCTCATGCTTCAAAGGCTCCCACCTATCCTGTACAGATCGTACCAAAGTCCAATATCAAGCTGCAGTAAAGCTCCATGGGGTCTTTCCGTCTTGTCGCGGGTAACCTGCATCTTCACAGGTATTAAAATTTCACCGGATCTCTCGTCGAGACAGCGCCCAAGTCGTTACGCCATTCGTGCGGGTCAGAATTTACCTGACAAGGAATTTCGCTACCTTAGGACCGTTATAGTTACGGCCGCCGTTTACTGGGGCTTCGGTTCACAGCTTCGGTTTGCACCTTACCGCTCCCCTTAACCTTCCAGCACCGGGCAGGCGTCAGCCCGTATACTTCGCCTTGCGGCTTCGCACAGACCTGTGTTTTTGCTAAACAGTCGCTTGGGCCTTTTCACTGCGGCCCCCTCCGGCTATTCACCTTACCGGGGCACCCCTTCTCCCGAAGTTACGGGGTCATTTTGCCGAGTTCCTTAACGAGAGTTCTTCCGCGCGCCTTAGAATTCTCTTCTCGCCTACCTGTGTCGGTTTGCGGTACGGGCACCTTCTCCCTGGCTAGAGGCTTTTCTTGGCAGCTTGAGATCATGACCTTCGGTACTCCCGAAGTTTCCCTCCCCATCACAGCTCAGCCTTATCGATGCGCGGATTTGCCTACGCACCAGCCTTACTGCTTGGACGGACATCCATCAGTCCGCGTCACTACCCTTCTGCGTCACCCCATTGCTCATAACGGTTCACGGTGGTACAGGAATTTCGACCTGTTGTCCTTCGACTACGCCTTTCGGCCTCGCCTTAGGTCCCGACTAACCCTGAGCGGACGAACCTTCCTCAGGAACCCTTAGGCTTTCGGCGGATGGGATTCTCACCCATCTTTTCGTTACTCATACCGGCATTCTCACTTGTATACAGTCCACCTGTCCTTACAGTCAAGCTTCTACCCGTATACAACGCTCCCCTACTGCCCATTACTGGACCCATAGCTTCGGTGGTGTGTTTAGCCCCGTTACATTTTCGGCGCAGAGTCACTCGACCAGTGAGCTATTACGCACTCTTTCAATGGTGGCTGCTTCTAAGCCAACATCCTGGTTGTCTGTGCAACTCCACATCCTTTCCCACTTAACACACACTTGGGGACCTTAGCTGATGATCTGGGCTGTTTCCCTCTTGACGATGGATCTTAGCACTCACCGTCTGACTCCCGGGTATAAGTATGCGGCATTCAGAGTTTGACTGGACTTGGTAACCCTTGGCGGGCCCCGCACCCAATCAGTGCTTTACCTCCGCTACTCTTATCCCGAGGCTAGCCCTAAAGCTATTTCGGGGAGAACCAGCTATCTCCGAGTTCGATTGGAATTTCTCCCCTACCCCCACCTCATCCCCGAATTTTTCAACATTCGTGGGTTCGGGCCTCCAGTGCGTGTTACCGCACCTTCACCCTGGACAGGGGTAGATCACACGGTTTCGGGTCTACGCCCACGTACTCAAGTCGCCCTATTCAGACTCGCTTTCGCTGCGGCTTCGGCTCTTCACCTTAACCTCGCACGTGAACGTAACTCGCCGGTTCATTCTACAAAAGGCACGCCATCACCCTTTAACGGGCTCTGACTTCTTGTAAGCACACGGTTTCAGGTTCTGTTTCACTCCGCTCCCGCGGTTCTTTTCACCTTTCCCTCACGGTACTGCTTCACTATCGGTCGCTAGGGAGTATTTAGCCTTGGCAGATGGTCCTGCCTGCTTCCCACGGGGTTCCTCGTGTCCCGCGGTACTCGGGATCCGTCTAGCGATACGTTGGCTTTTGGTTACGGGACTGTTACCCTCTTTGGTGAGCCTTTCCAGACTTCTTCGCCTAACCAACTTTTCGCACATTGACGTCCCACAACCCCAGGGGGCTTGCCCCCTGGTTTGGGCTACTCCGCGTTCGCTCGCCGCTACTGACGGAATCACTTTTGTTTTCTTCTCCTGAGGGTACTTAGATGTTTCAGTTCCCCTCGTATGCCTCCAACTACCCTATGTATTCAGGTAGAGGTACGTGAGTATTACCTCACGTGGGTTCCCCCATTCGGACATCCCCGGATCAACGCCTGCTTACGGCTCCCCGAGGCATTTCGTCGTTCGCCACGTCCTTCTTCGGCTCCTAGCGCCTAGGCATCCTCCGTGTGCTCTTATTAGCTTAACCTAAGCTAAATCATTGCTAAAGGAATTCTAAGCTTTCGCTTGAAGTTGTTTCGCTATCTAGTTTTCAAGGAACAATGTCCTCGCTCTCTCGAGCGGAAGAACATCTTAACACAGCCGCGGCAACCTGATCAACGATCAATGTTTACCAACGACATGTGTCTGAGAGAATTGCTCTCTCAAAACTGAGCAACGAGTAACGTGCATTGTATTTGTCCGGCATCCTGCAGATGCCATGGACTCCATAGAAAGGAGGTGATCCAGCCGCACCTTCCGATACGGCTACCTTGTTACGACTTCACCCCAATCATCTACCCCACCTTCGGCGGCTGGCTCCTTGCGGTTACCCCACCGACTTCGGGTGTTGTAAACTCTCGTGGTGTGACGGGCGGTGTGTACAAGACCCGGGAACGTATTCACCGCGGCATGCTGATCCGCGATTACTAGCAATTCCGACTTCATGCAGGCGAGTTGCAGCCTGCAATCCGAACTGAGACCGGCTTCTAAAGATTCGCTCCAGATCGCTCCTTCGCTTCCCGTTGTACCGGCCATTGTAGTACGTGTGTAGCCCAGGTCATAAGGGGCATGATGATTTGACGTCATCCCCACCTTCCTCCGGTTTGTCACCGGCAGTCATCTTAGAGTGCCCACCTTTCGTGCTGGCAACTAAGATCAAGGGTTGCGCTCGTTGCGGGACTTAACCCAACATCTCACGACACGAGCTGACGACAACCATGCACCACCTGTCTCCTCTGTCCCGAAGGCCTGCCCTATCTCTAGGGCATTCAGAGGGATGTCAAGACCTGGTAAGGTTCTTCGCGTTGCTTCGAATTAAACCACATACTCCACTGCTTGTGCGGGTCCCCGTCAATTCCTTTGAGTTTCACTCTTGCGAGCGTACTCCCCAGGCGGAGTGCTTACTGTGTTGACTTCGGCACCGAGGGTATCGAAACCCCCGACACCTAGCACTCATCGTTTACGGCGTGGACTACCAGGGTATCTAATCCTGTTTGCTCCCCACGCTTTCGCGCCTCAGCGTCAGTTACAGGCCAGAAAGCCGCCTTCGCCACTGGTGTTCCTCCACATCTCTACGCATTTCACCGCTACACGTGGAATTCCGCTTTCCTCTCCTGCACTCCAGTCCTCCAGTTTCCGGTGCGAACCAGGGTTGAGCCCTGGGCTTAAACACCAGACTTAAAGAACCGCCTGCGCGCGCTTTACGCCCAATAATTCCGGACAACGCTTGCCCCCTACGTATTACCGCGGCTGCTGGCACGTAGTTAGCCGGGGCTTTCTTCTCCTGTACCGTCACCTTGAGAGCAGTTACTCTCCCAAGCGTTCGTCCAGGGCAACAGAGCTTTACGATCCGAAAACCTTCATCACTCACGCGGCGTTGCTCCGTCAGACTTGCGTCCATTGCGGAAGATTCCCTACTGCTGCCTCCCGTAGGAGTCTGGGCCGTGTCTCAGTCCCAGTGTGGCCGATCACCCTCTCAGGTCGGCTACGCATCGTCGCCTTGGTGGGCCGTTACCCCACCAACTAGCTAATGCGCCGCAGGCCCATCTGTAAGCCGCAGCTTGCACCGCGTTTCTTGATCTCCCCATGCGGAGAAACCATCTATCCGGTCTTAGCTACCGTTTCCGGTAGTTATCCCGATCTTACAGGCAGGTTGCCTACGTGTTACTCACCCGTCCGCCGCTAACCTTCCCCGAAGGAAAGATCCGCTCGACTTGCATGTATTAGGCACGCCGCCAGCGTTCGTCCTGAGCCAGGATCAAACTCTCCAATAAAGTCCCATTGCTGGGATTGAAGCTGTTTGTATAGCTCAATTACGTTACTGACTTATTGTTGGATTCGACTCATTCGAATCGAGATCCGCACGTTACTCGTTGTTCAGTTTTCAAAGAGCAATCTTTGTTGATTTCTGTCAGCCGTTTCAGCGGCGACTTTTATAATATATCACATTCGCCCAATCCGATGCAAGCACTTATTTTTACCATTTTGCCTTGGCTTGCTTTCGTTCGATTCAGGCATGTCCGCCTCAGAAGCGGCGAAAAATAATTTAACACATACCCCGAACAAAAGTCAAGCATTATAAACAGAAAAAATTTAAAAAGAAAACCGGCCCGTCCGAGCCGGTTTTCAAATACCTTATTCGATCATGCCTTCGGCAGGACTGCTCGCGGAAGCATATCGTTTCTTGGGGATACGTCCCGCCAGATAACCTTTGCGGCCGGCAATAACGGCAAGCTTAAAAGCTTCCGCCATCAGAGCGGGATCGCCGGCCCCGGCAACGGCGGTATTAAGCAAAACGCCGTCCGCTCCCAGTTCCATAGCGAGCGCAGCATCCGAAGGGCCTCCGATACCGGCATCCACAATGATCGGCACCTTCGCCTCTTCGATGATAAAACGCAAATTATTCGGGTTTACAATGCCCTGACCGGAACCGATCGGGGAAGCTCCCGGCATAACCGCGGCAGCGCCGGCTTCTTGAAGCTTGCGAGCCAAAATCGGATCGTCGGACGTGTATGGAAGAACAATAAACCCTTCCTCCACCAAAATCTTTGTCGCCTCCAAGGTCCCGATCGGGTCCGGCAGCAGCGTTTTCGGATCTCCGATTACTTCCACCTTGATCATGTCGCACAATCCGCTCGCTTTAGCGAGTCGGGCGATTCTGACCGCCTCTTCCACCGTATATGCTCCGGCCGTATTCGGAAGCAAAGTAAACCTCTTCAGATCAAGCTGCTCCAAAAAGTTAGGCGCATCCGGATTATCGACAGGCAAACGGCGAATGGCAAACGTTAAAATATCCGCCTCCGAAAGCTCCACCGCTTTACTCTGAATGTCGATGGAAGAAAATTTGCCCGTACCGAGCAGCAGTCTCGATTTGAATTCATAAGGGCCGATTTTAAGTACGTCGTTCATATTAACCTTCCTCTCCTGTTCATCAAACGATTTGGATCAACCGCCGCCTACGAAATGGACGATTTCAATTTTGTCCCCGTCACATAGGCCGGTCTCGGCGTACCGTTCCTTGTCGATAATAGTTCGGTTCAATTCAACGACAAGAATTTTATTTTGCAGGTTAAAAGCGGATAATAAATCCGATACTGTCGAAACATCCTGCACGTCCTTCGTTTCGCCGTTAATGACCAATTGCAATTTAGGCTCCTCCTTTTCGCAGCAAACAAAAAAAGCCGACCGCATAGGTCGACCAATGGGTAAAATGCAATTTCGCACTTCGTCCACTTCCCTACGCTGGTATGATCCAGAGCACCACTCCCTGCAGAGAGCAGCACATAATCAGGTTCCAAGGGTCAAAGAAATCCGCTTTCTTTTCTCAGCCCGGCAATAACGGGCTCCCCTAGTGGCTTATTCAATTCATTAAGATATATTATAACACAGGATCAGGCGATCGTATATCGCAGTTCCAATAATTCGAGTTCCTGATCGTCCGTGTACACGATTTCTTTAATGAGCGTTTTTTTGACCAACTTGTTAATCAGCATCGGCAGTTCCGCGCGAACTTCTTTCAATGCATGCAAATGCTGAAGCTCATTCATACTCCAGGCTTCCGGACGGCTTTTTAAAATATCGAGCAGCGATTTGCAGCATTTTTCCATCTTGGACATGACGGAAAATTCGCTGGCCAGCAATACAAGCTGAATCCGCTGCTTTAATGTTTCCGTGCTGAGTGTCAGCTCTTCGTAAAGCTTATAGACTCCGGGATTGATCGCTTTGACCTGCTTCCAGACCGTCACTTCCGGATGGATCCCCTCTTCGATGATGACGATTCGGGCCCAATGGCGCAGCGTCTCCAAAATATCGTTGTAAGCATCAAGCAGTTGATCCTCCAAAATATGCTCCCTGCTCTGCGTATAACAGCGCAAAAAGCTGGAAAACTCGATGAGCAATCTGAGCTCCCGCAATTCGGGCGGAAACTCGAGAAGGCGGTGACGCAAGCCCTCCAAATACGTGTTCCGGTCCAAAACGATCTCCCCTTTTAAAATCCAATGAATAAAGTTGCGGTTTTGGCCGTGCAGTATCCCATGCTCCAAAGTTTCCGGATCGATCCATCTTTCTTGTATACGCTGGTTGTCTTTTATATAATGAAAGAGCCTGCTTCCGGATTCGGCCCGGTTCGCGACGACCAGGAACAGCAAATCGTAGCCGTCTGTCAGCGTGGAATGCGAGGAAGGATTGCGAACCGCCGCAAGACTGATCACGTCATGGTTCGTCCTTGCCCTTTCTGCCATCTGTTCTATGATAGAATCCATCGCTGAAGACCTCCGTTCAAATTGACTTGCAACTATTCAATTCTACAAATTCCGTTCGTTTCCTGCCGGAAAATGTGACGAAATGCACAATTTTACTTTATGGAAAGAAGTGACCTGAAAGTGCGGTTAAAGTCGAGCAAAGTAAATGAATTCCGTTTATGGGGGCTGCTGCTGACCATGGGCGGCATGCTGCTGATGATAGTCGGCCTGGCCGGCATCGTGTTTGATTGGGGGCAGGCCGGGCGCATTATCGCCGTCATCTGCATGCTGATCGGAGCTATTAGCATGCTGGGCAGCATGGCCATATATTTTATGGCCGGCATGATGTCGACTAGCGCGGTTGTCGTGGAATGCCCGGAGTGCGGCAAACCAACCAAGATGCTCGGAAAAACGGACCGCTGCATGTTTTGCAAAACGATTTTGTCGATGGACCCGAAGCACGCTCCGTCCGGCCAAAACCAAAGCGGCACCGAAGCGCCGAATGCCCATCGTTGAGACGGACCGTCAATACATGCCTGCAATAGAAAAAGCTTACTTATCCCGCAATTCGGGAAAGTAAGCTTTTTTAACGGTTAGGGCCGTTTGCTCAAAGCATCTTCGATCAGCGGCCACATATTTGACGACTCCAATCCTCTTTTCCACGAAGCAACGCCGGCCAAATCGTATTTTTTGACGATCTCCATGCGCGCTTTCATGGATGTCTCATCCTCAATCCATATTTTCATCGTCTTGCTGCCTTCCTTGTATTGGACGTAATTTTGCCCGGTTTCTTCCTGATAGACAGGCGTGAGCTTCTTCTCTTTGATCATCCTCTGCACCGTATCCATGATCAGCGTATCGGATTTCACCGTCGTTTTACCGTCCTTGGTTTCTTCCGTCCATACGCGGGTATAATAAGGGACACCGAGGACCAGCTTGGATGGCGGAATGTCATCCTCTTTCAACAGTTGGGCTATCGATTTGTCGACCCAGGGCAGAGAGGCGACGGAGCCGGCCTTCGGGCTTGACGCCCAATGCTCGTCGTACGCCATGACCATCATATAGTCCAGCGATTCGATCAGCGCCTTGCGATCAAGAAACATCGACCAGTTCTCGTTGTTCGACTTCACCGTAACGTCCATCGAAACGACCAGGCTTTGCTCGTGTAAAAGCGGCGTCATCTCGCGGACGAATTGGACGAGCTCGTCCTTGTCGGAAAGCGAAACGTTTTCGAAATCGATGTTGATGCCCTGCAGCGAGTAAAGCTGGGCGTAGCTGAGCAGCTGCTTGATTATCTTCATCCGGCGGTCGTAGGTCGACAGAGCTTCGGTCGTGATCTTCGGATCGAAACCGTTGCTAAACAGCGCCCAAACCTGATAGTTCCGGCTGTGGGCCCATTTGACGTATGACGCGTCAGCCAGGTTTTTCAGATTCCCCTGACCGTCGATCAGATGAAACCATGTCGGGCTGATGACATTCAGCCCCGGCATCGGGCCGATTTTTTGCGTATCCGGGTTTTTGGTAATGACCTGTTCCCAAGTCAAGTTGATTTTGCCGCCGACGGGCTTCCACGGGATAAACTCGTTTTGCGGCTCCTGGCGCGGTATCGTCTCAACCCGGTCAAGCGTGACGTGGCGTTTCTCCATATAACCGGTATACCCGTTTTCGAGCTGTACGAAATACCAGCCCATTTCCTCGGACCAGATCATTACAGGGGCGTCCCGCTTCACGTCTTCGTATACCGGAGCTTTGATCGAAGGCTCTTTCCGCAGCGCCACGGTCGCGTCCGGTTTGCCGGACGGCGCTACGGCTTTGCCCCATTGAATGACATCGCCTTGCTTTTGCAAAATAACGGTGCCCGTCGATTCCGACTCTTTTAACCGAATTTGATATAATTGCTGCAGCGGCGCGATCGGCAAATAGATCTCGCCTTCCACTTTTTCCGTCGGGAATGACAAGGTAAACGGTTTCTCGTTGACGGTCGCCGTCAGCTCGCTTGTTTTCAGGCGGACGACCTTGTCCTGCGTGGTAATGATAGTCGATTCGCTGGCCTGCTCGTACCGGATGTTGGGATCGATTTCGTTTTTCACCAGCGTCAAAGGCAGCTTCAGCGTTTCTTTCTGCCCGGCGGCCGGCAGGTCGAACATTTTTCCTTGGTAAAAAATCGGCCGGGTCAAGCCGCGGAAATCGGGCTTTTCATGTTTCGTCGAAGGAACGAAGCGTATCCAGTAATAGGTGCAGCAAGCAGCTAAGAGCAGTACGGTAATGATGAGCAAAAACAGTACAAGGCCGGTTCTTCTGCGCGTTGGCCTTGCCGATGGGATCGGTTCCATAGCTTCACTCCTGGATTTATTTGCTAGATTGATAGAATAAAAGCAACAAAAAAACGTATCCGGAGCTTTCCAAACGCCCGAATACGTTCATTATACATGATTTCATGCCATGCTGCCTTAATGCCTCGTAATGTCCGCACAATCCGGGCAAATGCCGTAAATTTCAAGACGATGCCCGTGCACCGTAAACCCGGTTTGCTCGGCCGCCGCCTTCTCCGCAGCTTCCAGCGGCGGATAATCGAAGTCGACCATCTTCCCGCAGCGCTCGCAATGGGCGTGGTAGTGCTCGGACATATCGGCATCGAAACGGCTCGATTGATCGCCGTAATTCATTTCGCGGACGAGTCCCGCTTCAATAAACACCTTGAGATTGTTGTACACGGTTGCCACGCTCATGCTCGGAAAACGCGGCTCCAGCGCTTTATAGATTTCATCCGCCGTCGGATGGGACATCGTATCGATCAAATAGGCAAGTATCGCATGTCTCTGAGGGGTCATGCGTACACCGGTGCTTTTCAATTTAGTCAACGCTTGCTCCAATCGGAGTTCCATGCAAATCACCGCCACGTTATCATAAATGTTATGCTTATCCTTCTATTCTACGTTTATGGAGGCAATTTTGTCAATCCAGCTTGCGAATAACGACAGGCCCTGCCGTGTCCAGCTTAAGTTCATACGTGCCTTTGCCAATGCGGCCGCTGACGGAGTCCTTGCTGATATTCAAAGGAAAGTCGCTTCTGACATCCGTCAGCCGGCCCTCGCCGTCAACCTCCATGTCGGCGTTTGCCGGCAGCGCCAAATCGATCGCCCCATGCGATGCCTTGAGCTCCCAGTCCCCGCCGACCTTACGGCTCTGGGCCCGGATCGAACCGTTGTTGGTTTGGATCTCGAGTTGTCCCGTCGCTTCGGTGACGGTAACGGTACCGTTTGTCGTCTTTACGGTAAGACTGCCGTTCACATGATCGGCCTGCACCTCGCCGTTGGTCGTTTTCGCCTCGACGTTCCCTTGAATCTCTTTCAAGGCGACCGAGCCGTTAGTGGTTTCCAAATCTGCGTATCCTCCGATTTTGGAGGCGACGATTTGGCCGTTCGTTGTGGACAGACTGACGTTTCCCGACAAATCCGTCACTGCGATTTCGCCGTTCGTCGTCCTCACGGACAATTCCTCGCGTATGGGCAGCTGAGCCGCCTCCGCCTTGCCGTTCGTGAGCTTCAGCTCGACATCCACCTTTTGCTTCGCGGGTAAGATGACGGTCAGATTGACCCGCGGCTTTCTCCTGGAAAAAAGCCCTTTTTCCCCGTATTCCTTGCCTTGAGCTTTGATGCTTAAAACGGACCGCGACGTATCCCATTCGACGCCGGATTGCTCCGCGATGGTTGCCGCCTCGTCCTGACCGACTTTATCGACCCATACGACCGCTTCCACTTGCACCTGTTCCACCGGTCCGGCTTTGACGCTGACCGAGCCCGAAGGGTTTTCGACGAACAGCTTCTCCGTATCGGCATCAAGCGGAATGCTCACTGCGGCCTTCTCGAATTTGTAGCCGGATTCGTCCGCGTACGAGAGTACGCCGTCAAAGCTCATCCACTTTTCATAAAACTGCGTTGCCTGCGAGCCTCCCATAACGACTGCCGAAAGGATAAGCGCAAGCAGGATGCCCCCGACATCAAGCCTGAGCGGCTTATCGGCGTTGGCATGTCTAAAGTTGTACAGCACCAGCTCCACCCCGAGCAGGATCAGCAGGACCGGCCACCACTGCAGAGCCAGTTGGGTAAAATGAGAGCCGGTGCTTTTGTCCGCGATCACGGCCAACCCAACGCAGATCAGCATAACAGCCGCAGTAAATCTCCCCACTTTGTGCATGATGAATCTTGCTCCTTTGCAAGTGCCCGTTTATTTGTTTCGCGACTCCCGAAAAAATAAATAAACTCCGATGCCTATAAGCAGGATGG
The window above is part of the Paenibacillus hamazuiensis genome. Proteins encoded here:
- the perR gene encoding peroxide-responsive transcriptional repressor PerR — protein: MELRLEQALTKLKSTGVRMTPQRHAILAYLIDTMSHPTADEIYKALEPRFPSMSVATVYNNLKVFIEAGLVREMNYGDQSSRFDADMSEHYHAHCERCGKMVDFDYPPLEAAEKAAAEQTGFTVHGHRLEIYGICPDCADITRH
- a CDS encoding DUF4097 family beta strand repeat-containing protein; protein product: MHKVGRFTAAVMLICVGLAVIADKSTGSHFTQLALQWWPVLLILLGVELVLYNFRHANADKPLRLDVGGILLALILSAVVMGGSQATQFYEKWMSFDGVLSYADESGYKFEKAAVSIPLDADTEKLFVENPSGSVSVKAGPVEQVQVEAVVWVDKVGQDEAATIAEQSGVEWDTSRSVLSIKAQGKEYGEKGLFSRRKPRVNLTVILPAKQKVDVELKLTNGKAEAAQLPIREELSVRTTNGEIAVTDLSGNVSLSTTNGQIVASKIGGYADLETTNGSVALKEIQGNVEAKTTNGEVQADHVNGSLTVKTTNGTVTVTEATGQLEIQTNNGSIRAQSRKVGGDWELKASHGAIDLALPANADMEVDGEGRLTDVRSDFPLNISKDSVSGRIGKGTYELKLDTAGPVVIRKLD
- the thiS gene encoding sulfur carrier protein ThiS, which codes for MQLVINGETKDVQDVSTVSDLLSAFNLQNKILVVELNRTIIDKERYAETGLCDGDKIEIVHFVGGG
- a CDS encoding nucleotidyltransferase-like protein, translated to MDSIIEQMAERARTNHDVISLAAVRNPSSHSTLTDGYDLLFLVVANRAESGSRLFHYIKDNQRIQERWIDPETLEHGILHGQNRNFIHWILKGEIVLDRNTYLEGLRHRLLEFPPELRELRLLIEFSSFLRCYTQSREHILEDQLLDAYNDILETLRHWARIVIIEEGIHPEVTVWKQVKAINPGVYKLYEELTLSTETLKQRIQLVLLASEFSVMSKMEKCCKSLLDILKSRPEAWSMNELQHLHALKEVRAELPMLINKLVKKTLIKEIVYTDDQELELLELRYTIA
- a CDS encoding DUF2614 family zinc ribbon-containing protein: MRLKSSKVNEFRLWGLLLTMGGMLLMIVGLAGIVFDWGQAGRIIAVICMLIGAISMLGSMAIYFMAGMMSTSAVVVECPECGKPTKMLGKTDRCMFCKTILSMDPKHAPSGQNQSGTEAPNAHR
- a CDS encoding thiazole synthase — encoded protein: MNDVLKIGPYEFKSRLLLGTGKFSSIDIQSKAVELSEADILTFAIRRLPVDNPDAPNFLEQLDLKRFTLLPNTAGAYTVEEAVRIARLAKASGLCDMIKVEVIGDPKTLLPDPIGTLEATKILVEEGFIVLPYTSDDPILARKLQEAGAAAVMPGASPIGSGQGIVNPNNLRFIIEEAKVPIIVDAGIGGPSDAALAMELGADGVLLNTAVAGAGDPALMAEAFKLAVIAGRKGYLAGRIPKKRYASASSPAEGMIE
- a CDS encoding glycosyl hydrolase family 18 protein gives rise to the protein MEPIPSARPTRRRTGLVLFLLIITVLLLAACCTYYWIRFVPSTKHEKPDFRGLTRPIFYQGKMFDLPAAGQKETLKLPLTLVKNEIDPNIRYEQASESTIITTQDKVVRLKTSELTATVNEKPFTLSFPTEKVEGEIYLPIAPLQQLYQIRLKESESTGTVILQKQGDVIQWGKAVAPSGKPDATVALRKEPSIKAPVYEDVKRDAPVMIWSEEMGWYFVQLENGYTGYMEKRHVTLDRVETIPRQEPQNEFIPWKPVGGKINLTWEQVITKNPDTQKIGPMPGLNVISPTWFHLIDGQGNLKNLADASYVKWAHSRNYQVWALFSNGFDPKITTEALSTYDRRMKIIKQLLSYAQLYSLQGINIDFENVSLSDKDELVQFVREMTPLLHEQSLVVSMDVTVKSNNENWSMFLDRKALIESLDYMMVMAYDEHWASSPKAGSVASLPWVDKSIAQLLKEDDIPPSKLVLGVPYYTRVWTEETKDGKTTVKSDTLIMDTVQRMIKEKKLTPVYQEETGQNYVQYKEGSKTMKIWIEDETSMKARMEIVKKYDLAGVASWKRGLESSNMWPLIEDALSKRP